A stretch of the Comamonas testosteroni TK102 genome encodes the following:
- a CDS encoding efflux RND transporter permease subunit: MFNWIVRSSLRNRLFVLAVAAFLLVWGAVSAWRTPVDVFPNLDKPLVTVLTEAGGMAPQEVEQLVTFPLETALNGMPGVTRVRSMSGVGLSIVYAEFDWGTDIYRNRQLVAERLALARAQLPAGIEPSMGPVSSIMGEIMLIALPITAQAQDGASPMQAREYADFVLRPRLLSIPGVSQVIPIGGDVRTLRVAPDTARMAQFGVSLNQVEQAMKGYASNAGGGFIDLNGREYLIRHVGRTADRDALGGDLAGVAVAWKDGRPVLLEQVAQVGFAPGLKRGDGGYNGGPAVIASVQKQPGADTVKLTAAVEAALQELVPGLPKGLAQPQVLFRQADFIRASVGNVGEALRDGAVMVAVILFAFLLSARTTLISLLAIPLSLAVAALAFRAFGLSINVMTLGGLAIAIGELVDDAVVDVENILRRLKQNRAADDPLSVLEVVRRASVEVRSGIVYATLVVVLVFVPLFALPGIEGRLFAPLGVAYIVSILASMLVSMTVTPVLAYYLLPRMKRIDHGDSPLVAWLKRLDTRVLAWSFPRARALVACAAVAVLLAGASVPFFPRAFLPAFNEGSLVLGLVLSPGTSLEQANRIGAEAERLIAEVPEVRQVGRRTGRAELDEHAEGVHAAEIDVDLKPSARSREAIMAHIRERLALLPAQATIGQPISHRLDHLLSGVRAQIALKVFGDDTDALRGLAEQLRGRLAGIPGLVDLTVEKQVLIPQITVRIDPRKLAQTGLAPGEAVRLLKALTDGAHSAEIVDGPRRYDLVLRLPDQRRSPQDLAATLIDTPAGRLPVSAFATVAEEDGPNQIGRENGRRRIVVYANTDGRDMSAIVAQIRQAIGETPLPPGYFISLEGQFQAQEQAAQLIGALSLVSLAMIFLVLYARYRSAVLAGIVMANIPLALIGSVVAMWIAGVSLSVASMVGFITLAGIATRNGILKISHYINLCKFEGETFGMPMIVRGSLERLTPVLMTALVAAFALTPLLLAADAPGKEILHPVAVVIFGGLVSSTVLDTLLTPVLYWLLGRKPTERLLQAEPEAAGQVPVPQEAY; encoded by the coding sequence ATGTTCAACTGGATCGTGCGCAGCAGCCTGCGCAATCGCCTGTTCGTGCTCGCCGTCGCGGCTTTTCTGCTGGTGTGGGGCGCCGTCAGCGCTTGGCGCACCCCCGTGGACGTGTTCCCCAACCTGGACAAGCCCCTGGTCACCGTGCTGACGGAGGCCGGCGGCATGGCGCCGCAGGAGGTGGAGCAGCTCGTCACCTTCCCGCTGGAGACCGCGCTCAACGGCATGCCGGGCGTCACCCGCGTGCGCTCGATGTCCGGCGTGGGCCTGTCCATCGTCTATGCCGAGTTCGACTGGGGCACCGACATCTACCGCAACCGTCAGCTCGTCGCCGAGCGCCTGGCGCTGGCGCGCGCGCAGTTGCCCGCCGGCATCGAGCCGTCGATGGGACCCGTGTCCTCGATCATGGGCGAGATCATGCTGATCGCGCTGCCGATCACCGCGCAGGCCCAGGACGGCGCTTCGCCCATGCAGGCGCGCGAGTACGCGGACTTCGTGCTGCGCCCGCGCCTGCTGTCCATTCCCGGTGTGTCGCAGGTGATTCCGATCGGCGGTGACGTGCGCACGCTGCGCGTCGCACCGGACACGGCGCGCATGGCGCAGTTCGGCGTCTCGCTCAACCAGGTGGAGCAGGCCATGAAGGGTTATGCCTCCAATGCGGGTGGCGGCTTCATCGACCTGAACGGGCGCGAGTACCTGATCCGCCACGTCGGCCGCACGGCCGACCGTGATGCGCTGGGCGGTGACCTGGCCGGCGTGGCCGTCGCCTGGAAGGACGGCCGCCCCGTGCTGCTGGAGCAGGTGGCGCAGGTCGGCTTCGCGCCGGGCCTCAAGCGCGGCGATGGCGGCTACAACGGCGGCCCCGCCGTGATCGCCAGCGTGCAGAAGCAGCCCGGCGCCGACACCGTGAAGCTCACCGCTGCCGTGGAGGCGGCGCTGCAGGAGCTGGTGCCCGGCCTGCCCAAAGGCCTGGCCCAGCCGCAGGTGCTATTCCGCCAAGCCGACTTCATCCGGGCCTCGGTGGGCAACGTGGGCGAGGCGCTGCGCGACGGCGCTGTGATGGTCGCGGTCATCCTGTTCGCTTTCCTGCTGTCGGCGCGCACCACGCTGATCTCGCTGCTGGCCATCCCGCTGTCGCTGGCGGTGGCGGCGCTGGCCTTCCGCGCCTTTGGCCTGTCGATCAACGTGATGACGCTGGGCGGGCTGGCCATCGCCATCGGCGAACTGGTGGACGACGCCGTGGTGGACGTGGAGAACATCCTGCGCCGCCTCAAGCAAAACCGCGCGGCGGACGATCCGCTGTCGGTGCTGGAGGTGGTGCGCCGCGCCAGCGTGGAGGTGCGCTCGGGCATCGTTTACGCCACGCTGGTCGTGGTGCTGGTGTTTGTGCCGCTGTTCGCGCTGCCGGGCATCGAGGGGCGCTTGTTCGCGCCGCTGGGCGTGGCCTACATCGTCTCCATCCTGGCCTCCATGCTGGTGTCGATGACGGTGACGCCGGTACTGGCCTACTACCTGCTGCCGCGCATGAAACGCATCGACCACGGCGACAGCCCGCTGGTCGCGTGGCTCAAGCGACTGGATACGAGGGTGCTGGCTTGGTCTTTCCCACGGGCGAGGGCGCTGGTGGCTTGCGCTGCCGTGGCGGTGCTGCTGGCTGGGGCCAGCGTGCCGTTCTTCCCGCGCGCTTTCCTGCCCGCGTTCAACGAGGGTTCGCTGGTTCTCGGGCTCGTGCTCTCTCCGGGCACCTCGCTGGAACAGGCCAACCGCATCGGCGCCGAGGCCGAGCGGCTGATCGCCGAGGTGCCCGAAGTGCGGCAGGTGGGCCGGCGCACCGGCCGCGCCGAGCTGGACGAGCATGCCGAGGGCGTGCATGCGGCCGAGATCGACGTGGACCTCAAGCCCTCGGCGCGCAGCCGCGAGGCCATCATGGCCCACATCCGCGAACGCCTGGCCCTGCTGCCCGCGCAGGCCACCATCGGCCAGCCGATCTCGCACCGCCTGGATCATTTGCTCTCGGGCGTGCGGGCGCAGATCGCGCTCAAGGTCTTCGGCGATGACACGGATGCGCTGCGGGGGCTGGCCGAGCAGTTGCGCGGCCGCCTGGCCGGCATTCCGGGCCTGGTGGACCTCACGGTAGAAAAGCAGGTGCTGATCCCGCAGATCACCGTGCGCATCGACCCGCGCAAGCTGGCGCAGACGGGCCTGGCGCCTGGCGAGGCGGTGCGGCTGCTGAAAGCGCTGACCGACGGTGCGCACAGCGCCGAGATCGTGGACGGCCCGCGCCGCTACGACCTGGTGCTGCGGCTGCCCGACCAGCGGCGCAGCCCGCAGGACCTGGCCGCCACGCTGATCGACACGCCAGCCGGGCGTCTGCCGGTCTCTGCCTTCGCCACGGTGGCGGAAGAAGACGGCCCCAACCAGATCGGCCGCGAGAACGGACGCCGGCGCATCGTGGTCTATGCCAACACCGATGGCCGCGACATGAGCGCCATCGTCGCGCAGATCCGCCAGGCCATCGGCGAGACACCGTTGCCGCCGGGCTACTTCATCAGCCTGGAGGGCCAGTTCCAGGCCCAGGAGCAGGCGGCGCAGTTGATCGGCGCGTTGTCGCTGGTCTCGCTGGCGATGATCTTCCTGGTGCTGTACGCGCGCTACCGCTCGGCGGTGCTGGCCGGCATCGTGATGGCCAACATCCCGTTGGCGCTGATCGGCAGCGTGGTGGCGATGTGGATCGCGGGCGTGAGCCTGTCTGTGGCCTCGATGGTGGGCTTCATCACCCTGGCGGGCATCGCCACGCGCAACGGCATCCTGAAGATCAGCCACTACATCAATCTGTGCAAGTTCGAGGGGGAGACCTTTGGCATGCCGATGATCGTGCGCGGCTCGCTGGAGCGGCTGACGCCGGTGCTGATGACGGCCTTGGTGGCCGCCTTTGCGCTGACGCCGCTGCTGCTGGCCGCCGATGCGCCCGGCAAGGAAATCCTGCACCCGGTGGCGGTGGTGATCTTCGGTGGGCTGGTCAGCTCGACCGTGCTGGATACGTTGCTCACGCCCGTGCTGTATTGGCTGCTGGGTCGCAAGCCCACCGAGCGGCTGCTGCAGGCGGAGCCGGAGGCCGCAGGCCAGGTGCCAGTGCCGCAGGAGGCGTACTGA
- a CDS encoding DUF932 domain-containing protein, which produces MLATRFASHSPALRSDYPLSDDQIRRVAPSIFADAPHESRSERYSYIPTAAVLTELRKEGFQPFMVTQTRVRDEGKREHTKHMIRLRHASQINGAEANEIVLLNSHDGTSSYQMLAGMFRFVCSNGLVCGDTVADVRVPHKGDVAGSVIEGAFEVLSGFERVKESRDLMRGITLDDGESEVFARAALSLKYDDPDKPAPITESQILIPRRFDDRRPDLWSVFNRTQENLTKGGLHGRSANGRRQRTRPVQGIDSDVRLNRALWLLADGMRQLKA; this is translated from the coding sequence ATGCTTGCAACCCGTTTCGCTTCCCACTCCCCAGCATTGCGCAGCGACTACCCGCTGTCCGATGACCAGATTCGTAGGGTGGCCCCGTCCATCTTCGCGGACGCGCCACATGAAAGCCGTTCCGAGCGGTACAGCTACATCCCCACCGCAGCCGTGCTGACCGAGCTGCGCAAGGAGGGGTTTCAGCCCTTCATGGTGACGCAGACCCGCGTGCGCGATGAAGGCAAGCGCGAACACACCAAACACATGATTCGCCTGCGCCACGCCAGCCAGATCAACGGCGCAGAGGCTAACGAAATCGTGCTGCTGAACTCGCACGACGGCACCAGCAGCTATCAGATGCTGGCCGGAATGTTCCGTTTCGTGTGCAGCAATGGCCTTGTTTGCGGCGACACCGTGGCGGACGTGCGCGTACCCCACAAAGGCGACGTGGCCGGTTCCGTTATCGAAGGCGCTTTCGAGGTGTTGAGCGGCTTCGAGCGCGTGAAGGAATCCCGCGACCTGATGCGCGGCATCACCTTGGACGATGGCGAATCCGAAGTGTTCGCCCGCGCCGCGCTTTCCCTCAAGTACGACGACCCGGACAAGCCCGCGCCCATCACCGAATCGCAAATCTTGATACCGCGCCGGTTCGACGACCGCCGTCCCGACCTGTGGAGCGTGTTCAACCGCACGCAGGAGAACTTGACCAAGGGCGGATTGCATGGCCGCAGCGCCAACGGACGCCGCCAGCGCACCCGCCCCGTGCAGGGCATTGATTCCGATGTGCGCCTCAATCGCGCCCTGTGGCTGCTGGCCGATGGCATGCGCCAGCTCAAGGCTTGA
- a CDS encoding DMT family transporter, with translation MPWPALRGGLLALLAAALFGISTPLVQRIGAGVGAFSTAALLYAGAAIVGLLSRQRVDKEARLVRGDFPRLLAMAAFGAVLGPVALAWGLQHTSGTGASLMLTLEALFTALLARLLYGETMDRRVWAAMLLLLAGGLALVLDQGREGGSQLWGLLAVLVATMAWGTDNTLSRALAERDPGQVVLGKAVLGTSATALLAVLAGDPLPTLGAALSLMAVGATGYGLSLRFYLLAQRAFGAARTGSVFAFAPFIGAAIAMALGDRSGTWIMAVGGLLMVLGVVLHLAESHGHEHAHERLEHEHAHSHGDGHHDHAHDPMPVGTHSHAHVHEPMVHVHPHVPDAHHRHEH, from the coding sequence ATGCCTTGGCCCGCCCTGCGGGGCGGCCTGTTGGCCTTGCTGGCCGCAGCCCTGTTTGGCATCAGTACGCCGCTGGTGCAGCGCATCGGCGCGGGCGTGGGTGCGTTCTCGACGGCGGCGCTGCTTTACGCAGGCGCAGCCATCGTTGGCCTGCTCTCGCGTCAGCGGGTGGACAAGGAAGCGCGGCTGGTGCGCGGCGACTTTCCGCGCCTGCTGGCCATGGCCGCCTTTGGGGCGGTCCTGGGGCCGGTCGCGCTGGCCTGGGGTTTGCAGCACACCAGCGGCACAGGCGCTTCGCTGATGCTGACCCTCGAAGCCCTGTTCACCGCGTTGCTGGCACGGCTGCTGTATGGCGAGACCATGGACCGGCGTGTCTGGGCCGCCATGCTCCTGCTGCTGGCCGGAGGCCTGGCCCTGGTGCTCGATCAGGGGCGCGAGGGCGGCAGCCAGCTTTGGGGGTTGCTCGCCGTGCTCGTCGCCACGATGGCCTGGGGCACGGACAACACCTTGTCGCGCGCGCTGGCCGAGCGTGATCCCGGCCAGGTGGTGCTGGGCAAGGCCGTCCTGGGGACTTCGGCCACGGCCCTACTGGCCGTTTTGGCGGGGGATCCGTTGCCGACGCTGGGCGCGGCCCTGAGCCTGATGGCCGTGGGTGCCACGGGCTACGGCCTGAGCCTGCGCTTTTACCTGCTGGCCCAGCGGGCCTTCGGCGCGGCGCGCACGGGGTCGGTGTTTGCGTTTGCACCCTTCATCGGCGCCGCGATCGCCATGGCCCTGGGAGACCGCAGCGGCACGTGGATCATGGCGGTGGGGGGCCTGCTGATGGTGCTGGGGGTAGTGCTGCACCTGGCGGAGTCGCACGGACACGAGCATGCACATGAGCGGCTGGAACACGAGCACGCACACAGCCACGGCGACGGCCACCATGACCACGCGCACGATCCCATGCCTGTAGGCACGCACAGCCATGCCCACGTACACGAGCCGATGGTGCATGTGCACCCGCATGTGCCGGATGCGCACCATCGACACGAGCACTGA
- a CDS encoding chromate resistance protein ChrB domain-containing protein, with translation MWSILIVTLPTQPNAVRLRIWRALKALGCAALRDGAYLLPDKHAAALESLATEVREHGGTASVLILSPRDEAQRAEVLAQFDRTEAYAQWRDTATALQAELEKLGETETRRRLRGVADALQTLRRIDYYPGPAAQQADSDLLALRRAFDNHFSKGEPQPRADDGIERLDPAKFKGKAWATRARPWVDRLACAWLVRRFIDPKAKFTWLSDARKAPRGVIGFDYDGARFTHVGARVTFEVMAASFGLDADPKLQRIAGAVHYLDVGGIPVAEAAGLEAVLDGLREVHADDDRLVLAASAVFDALYAAPGASS, from the coding sequence ATGTGGTCCATCCTGATCGTCACGCTCCCCACCCAGCCCAACGCCGTGCGCCTGCGCATCTGGCGCGCCCTCAAGGCGCTGGGCTGCGCCGCCCTGCGCGATGGCGCCTACCTGCTGCCCGATAAACACGCGGCGGCGCTGGAGTCCCTGGCCACCGAGGTCCGGGAGCACGGCGGCACGGCCTCTGTCCTGATCCTGTCGCCGCGCGACGAGGCGCAACGCGCCGAGGTGCTGGCCCAGTTCGACCGGACCGAGGCCTACGCGCAATGGCGCGACACTGCCACAGCGCTCCAGGCCGAACTCGAGAAGCTGGGCGAAACCGAGACACGGCGCCGCCTGCGCGGCGTGGCGGATGCCCTGCAGACGCTGCGACGCATCGACTACTACCCCGGCCCCGCCGCGCAGCAGGCCGACTCGGACCTCCTGGCGCTGCGGCGCGCTTTCGACAACCATTTCTCCAAGGGCGAGCCACAGCCGCGCGCCGACGATGGCATCGAGCGGCTCGACCCCGCCAAGTTCAAAGGCAAGGCCTGGGCGACCCGGGCAAGGCCCTGGGTGGACCGGCTGGCCTGCGCCTGGCTGGTCCGGCGCTTCATCGATCCCAAGGCCAAGTTCACCTGGCTGAGCGATGCCAGGAAGGCGCCGCGCGGCGTCATCGGCTTCGACTACGACGGCGCCCGCTTCACCCACGTCGGCGCACGCGTGACCTTCGAGGTGATGGCCGCGAGCTTCGGCCTGGACGCTGATCCGAAGCTGCAGCGCATCGCCGGGGCCGTGCATTACCTCGACGTCGGCGGCATTCCTGTGGCCGAAGCGGCTGGGCTGGAAGCCGTGCTCGACGGCCTGCGCGAAGTGCATGCCGACGACGATCGACTGGTCCTCGCCGCATCCGCGGTCTTCGATGCGCTCTACGCGGCGCCGGGAGCCTCTTCATGA
- the chrA gene encoding chromate efflux transporter, producing the protein MSAVLQRPQQQDAAPAPVSFREAFWFWLKLGFISFGGPAGQIAIMHTELVEQRRWISEKRFLHALNYCMLLPGPEAQQLATYIGWLMHRTWGGIVAGALFVLPSLFILIALSWIYLRFGDVPVVAGIFYGIKPAVTALVLHAAHRIGSRALKNGWMWGIAALAFVAIFAFGTPFPAIVLAAALIGYFGARWAPGVFALGGGHGGAQQGYGPALIDDDTPTPAHARFSRSHLAKVLAAGLGLWALAMGTLVAVQGLQGTLTQMGWFFTKAALMTFGGAYAVLPYVYQGAVEHHQWLSGAQMIDGLALGETTPGPLIMVVAFVGFVGGWLKQVLGPDALFLGGALAAAVVTFFTFLPSFVFILAGGPAIEATHGKLGFTAPLSAITAAVVGVILNLALFFAYHVLWPQGFSGAFDWLSALIALGAAVALFRFKLGVMPLLGACAVIGLAATLARPLVA; encoded by the coding sequence ATGAGTGCCGTTCTCCAACGCCCGCAGCAGCAAGATGCAGCGCCCGCGCCCGTGAGTTTTCGGGAGGCCTTCTGGTTCTGGCTCAAGCTCGGCTTCATCAGCTTCGGCGGGCCGGCCGGGCAGATCGCGATCATGCACACCGAACTGGTGGAGCAGCGGCGCTGGATCAGCGAGAAGCGCTTCCTGCATGCGCTGAACTACTGCATGCTGCTGCCCGGCCCGGAGGCGCAGCAGCTCGCCACCTACATCGGCTGGCTGATGCACCGCACCTGGGGCGGCATCGTGGCCGGCGCACTGTTCGTGCTGCCCTCGCTGTTCATCCTGATCGCGCTGTCGTGGATCTACCTGCGCTTTGGCGACGTGCCGGTGGTGGCGGGCATCTTCTACGGCATCAAGCCGGCCGTCACGGCGCTGGTGCTGCATGCCGCGCACCGCATCGGCAGCCGGGCGCTCAAGAACGGCTGGATGTGGGGCATCGCGGCGCTGGCCTTCGTTGCGATCTTCGCTTTCGGCACACCCTTCCCGGCAATCGTCCTGGCCGCCGCGTTGATCGGCTACTTCGGTGCCCGTTGGGCGCCGGGCGTGTTCGCACTCGGCGGCGGCCATGGCGGTGCCCAGCAAGGCTATGGCCCGGCCCTGATCGACGACGACACGCCGACGCCGGCGCACGCGCGCTTCTCGCGCAGCCACCTGGCCAAGGTTCTCGCCGCCGGGTTGGGGCTGTGGGCGCTCGCGATGGGTACGCTCGTCGCGGTACAGGGGCTGCAGGGCACGCTGACCCAGATGGGCTGGTTCTTCACCAAGGCCGCACTGATGACCTTCGGCGGCGCCTACGCGGTGCTGCCCTACGTGTACCAGGGCGCGGTGGAGCATCACCAGTGGCTCTCGGGCGCGCAGATGATCGACGGTCTGGCCTTGGGCGAGACCACCCCGGGGCCGCTGATCATGGTGGTGGCCTTCGTCGGCTTCGTCGGCGGCTGGCTCAAGCAGGTGCTTGGCCCCGATGCGCTGTTTCTCGGCGGCGCACTGGCCGCTGCCGTGGTGACCTTCTTCACCTTCCTGCCGTCCTTCGTCTTCATCCTGGCGGGCGGCCCGGCCATCGAGGCCACGCACGGCAAACTCGGCTTCACCGCACCGCTGTCGGCGATCACGGCGGCCGTCGTGGGCGTGATCCTCAACCTGGCGTTGTTCTTCGCGTACCACGTGTTGTGGCCTCAGGGCTTCAGCGGCGCATTCGACTGGCTTTCGGCCCTGATCGCACTGGGCGCCGCGGTGGCCCTGTTCCGTTTCAAGCTGGGCGTGATGCCACTGCTGGGTGCGTGCGCAGTGATCGGCCTCGCGGCCACCTTGGCGCGTCCGCTGGTAGCTTGA